A genomic segment from Candidatus Poribacteria bacterium encodes:
- a CDS encoding beta-ribofuranosylaminobenzene 5'-phosphate synthase produces MSHVRITTPSRLHFSLLDLNGALGRIDGGFGLAIDKPNFQIIAERATDIHVSSSVYHERACGVIARLQETYPFPGIKLTFTSEIPMHCGFGSGTQLSLGIAQAVNVLYELGLDVQELATTVGRGGTSGIGVAAFDAGGFIVDGGHRFPEQKASFLPSSAVGDIPPPPILLRYSFPEVPLLIVVPECSRIYGDEEVELFRTLCPQPEWTAQKLSHTLLMQILPALVEGDMCSFGKALNQIQTFGWKRVEIDAQGAELQLTLDFLQNKGAFGAGVSSWGAAICVIGEDVNRLKRDTEAFLKTLPGGGTCFITQANNVGASVVTG; encoded by the coding sequence ATGTCCCACGTCCGAATTACGACCCCGTCCCGCTTACATTTTTCCCTCCTTGACTTGAACGGTGCCTTGGGACGAATTGATGGTGGCTTCGGTCTCGCAATTGATAAACCCAATTTCCAAATCATTGCTGAGCGGGCGACCGATATTCATGTGTCATCTTCGGTCTATCATGAACGCGCCTGTGGTGTTATTGCACGACTCCAAGAGACCTATCCTTTTCCGGGCATTAAATTGACATTTACGTCTGAAATCCCGATGCATTGCGGATTCGGATCTGGAACACAACTCTCTCTTGGTATTGCACAGGCTGTCAATGTCCTGTATGAACTTGGATTAGATGTGCAGGAATTAGCAACGACTGTTGGGCGTGGTGGTACTTCAGGTATCGGCGTTGCAGCGTTTGATGCGGGTGGATTCATCGTGGATGGCGGGCATCGTTTCCCTGAACAGAAGGCATCATTTCTCCCATCTTCTGCCGTTGGTGATATTCCACCACCGCCGATTTTACTTCGTTACTCGTTTCCAGAAGTGCCATTGTTGATCGTCGTACCGGAATGCTCGCGGATTTATGGCGATGAGGAAGTTGAGTTGTTTCGTACGCTCTGTCCACAACCGGAATGGACTGCTCAGAAACTTTCACACACGCTATTGATGCAAATACTTCCTGCCCTTGTTGAGGGAGATATGTGCAGCTTTGGAAAAGCCTTAAATCAGATTCAGACGTTTGGATGGAAACGGGTGGAGATTGATGCACAGGGTGCCGAGTTACAATTGACGCTTGACTTCTTACAAAACAAAGGGGCATTTGGGGCAGGCGTTAGCAGTTGGGGTGCGGCGATTTGTGTGATAGGTGAGGATGTCAATAGGTTAAAACGGGATACTGAGGCGTTCCTAAAGACGCTTCCGGGTGGTGGGACCTGTTTTATTACGCAGGCGAATAACGTTGGTGCAAGCGTTGTGACAGGTTGA
- a CDS encoding ABC transporter ATP-binding protein, producing MGDVQVHALRGVSFTITEGEFIAIMGPSGSGKSTMMDILGCLATPTSGEYYLEGEEVGKLSDNRLADIRNKKIGFVFQSFNLLPRTSALNNVELPLIYSGLGRKERKRRAFESLEAVGLADRVDHKSTELSGGQIQRVAIARALVNKPSMIFADEPTGNLDTRSGTEIMAIFNRLNEEGNTIIMVTHEAEVAEHAKRVLHIRDGLIERDVIQNGNGGTAE from the coding sequence ATGGGTGATGTACAGGTACATGCCTTGCGAGGTGTGAGTTTCACCATAACAGAAGGTGAATTCATTGCTATTATGGGACCTTCCGGTTCGGGTAAATCAACGATGATGGATATTCTGGGGTGTCTCGCGACACCGACATCCGGAGAATATTACCTTGAGGGTGAAGAAGTCGGGAAACTTTCCGATAATCGTCTCGCGGACATTCGGAATAAGAAGATCGGCTTTGTGTTTCAGTCGTTCAATCTGCTGCCACGAACCAGTGCGCTCAACAATGTTGAATTACCGCTTATTTACTCGGGCTTAGGAAGAAAAGAACGGAAACGGCGTGCCTTTGAATCCTTGGAAGCTGTCGGTTTGGCAGACCGCGTTGATCACAAATCGACCGAGTTGTCTGGTGGACAAATTCAACGCGTTGCGATTGCACGTGCTTTAGTCAATAAACCTTCGATGATTTTTGCTGATGAGCCAACAGGGAACTTAGATACGCGTTCTGGCACCGAAATCATGGCAATTTTCAATCGCCTGAACGAGGAAGGAAATACCATCATCATGGTGACACACGAGGCTGAAGTCGCTGAACACGCCAAACGTGTGTTGCATATTCGAGACGGTTTAATCGAGCGAGATGTTATACAGAATGGAAATGGAGGCACTGCTGAGTAA
- a CDS encoding TolC family protein yields the protein MIHEKIKFTVLSKLTGSQNLLLEQMRRAGRHSLLLKAILIVQFGVIFCVGAQQPMDEVDLSQPLTLEQCIQIGLEKSTSMRNARLNLAIQELRVKTARADYFPRIFSNGNYDFSDRIDFGFEPENYNLGLGAQYTIWDNGQREGGFAQAKESLTATVSRNEGIKQSLILQITEAYYDVLQFQALVEVSEQNLARAQEDTQRTKSFVEAGSLIPADIATAELREGNNRLTLLQNQNSLQVAQARLPRLLGLDPGVLITVTEDESFQLYQQRGTIERIQIPVEEAIQTALDNRPEFQETEAQLKSQEWSLTLSKLQRWPRLNADVDYNVNLDDYLRERENFSDFRSWSAGVSLNFTLFDGGILGNRVKELTMQLEQARENASDLERSVALDVRQSYLNLKRSEASVDIAKTQVVNAQLSLEVIQGRFDVDKAILLELLDAQTSYAQALTNEVNTFYDYKIAQTRLQDAMGVLQ from the coding sequence ATGATTCACGAGAAGATTAAGTTCACTGTTTTGTCAAAACTCACGGGTTCCCAGAACCTGCTCTTAGAACAGATGCGGCGTGCAGGTCGCCACAGCCTGCTGTTAAAAGCGATCCTTATTGTTCAGTTTGGGGTCATTTTTTGTGTTGGTGCCCAACAACCCATGGATGAAGTTGACTTATCACAGCCTTTGACACTTGAACAATGTATTCAGATAGGTTTGGAAAAATCGACAAGTATGCGAAACGCACGGTTAAATCTTGCCATACAGGAACTGCGAGTAAAAACCGCGCGCGCAGATTACTTTCCACGTATCTTTTCAAATGGCAATTACGATTTTTCTGACCGAATTGATTTCGGCTTTGAACCCGAAAATTACAACTTAGGATTAGGTGCACAATATACCATTTGGGACAATGGTCAGCGTGAAGGTGGTTTCGCACAGGCGAAGGAATCATTGACTGCCACTGTGAGCCGCAATGAGGGCATTAAACAGAGCCTAATTTTACAAATTACTGAAGCCTATTATGATGTCCTTCAGTTTCAAGCACTCGTTGAAGTCAGCGAGCAAAATTTGGCAAGAGCACAAGAGGACACACAACGAACTAAGTCTTTTGTAGAAGCAGGTTCACTCATTCCAGCAGATATAGCGACTGCTGAGTTGCGAGAGGGAAATAACAGATTAACACTCCTACAGAACCAGAATTCCCTTCAGGTTGCACAAGCAAGGTTACCACGGCTCCTCGGTTTAGATCCGGGCGTGTTAATTACTGTTACGGAAGATGAATCATTCCAGTTATATCAGCAGCGTGGCACTATTGAGCGAATACAAATACCGGTAGAAGAAGCTATCCAAACAGCCCTTGACAATCGTCCGGAATTTCAAGAAACCGAAGCGCAATTAAAGTCCCAAGAATGGTCGTTGACACTTTCAAAATTACAGCGCTGGCCCCGGTTGAACGCTGATGTAGACTACAACGTGAATCTTGATGATTACCTCCGCGAGCGTGAGAATTTCTCCGACTTCCGAAGTTGGAGTGCTGGCGTGTCACTTAATTTTACGCTTTTTGACGGTGGTATTTTGGGAAATCGTGTCAAAGAGTTGACAATGCAGTTAGAGCAAGCCCGTGAAAATGCGAGTGACTTGGAGCGTTCCGTCGCTTTAGATGTCCGGCAATCGTATCTAAATCTCAAGCGTAGTGAAGCCTCTGTCGATATCGCCAAAACACAGGTGGTCAACGCGCAACTTAGTTTGGAAGTCATTCAAGGACGTTTTGATGTTGACAAAGCGATCCTGCTTGAACTCCTTGATGCCCAAACCAGTTACGCGCAAGCATTGACGAATGAGGTGAATACGTTCTACGATTACAAAATTGCACAAACCCGTCTACAGGATGCAATGGGAGTGTTACAGTAG
- a CDS encoding HlyD family efflux transporter periplasmic adaptor subunit encodes MKNRKKWITIGAIAVVVIAVGAIGATRMNVGFGQKKEKAEDKQEVVRRGEFLVRVRESGNLRSFLEVDVRSNVEGEIVEIFVDEAAKVELGDPLLRIDEKQILEQKKQAEANLDARRAQLQQAELQIQITEKQQESSLAQARNSVSVAQASLDSFVATTQQRITEAETQVATTKNSLTQDQIALRQARIALAQAKLTLQRTEGNVESARISFETAESEYERNKELFDKKLVSKKTLEDSQKQLALAKSQYESSQKEVESQNETIKSQEENINAMNQAIDSRKSTLALNEKNIETIKESEEERKKQLEAELENARIRLQQLEGTTEEEKELTRHAKVGAEASLLQAESQLKSQEERFDWTTVRAPMSGTITRIIVEEGEIITSGRSAFSRGEAIMRIADLDQMIVRTQINQVEIGKIDEGQRAEITVDSYPGQVFPGRVSEISPSATPRGPQNQSSVITFEVDVEVIGSPPELLPGMSADVDIIVFEESDILQLPIPAVLSPKVFTVKAKVDPAEVGQFQEGQELKIRNPIGREFAGRVGQISSEESRGNLEILLEGEQQGLRTGPTQIAIVVSGQEVLRDIEAEVSSERQYFVMLDTGESSKNQNGKKGVKTHITIGQRNNTHFQITGGLKEGDRVFVPSMQELAKEQGNMEEEEK; translated from the coding sequence ATGAAAAATCGGAAAAAGTGGATTACCATCGGGGCGATTGCCGTAGTGGTTATCGCTGTTGGTGCAATTGGTGCCACCCGAATGAACGTTGGCTTCGGTCAAAAAAAGGAGAAAGCCGAGGACAAGCAGGAGGTGGTCCGTCGTGGCGAATTCCTGGTCCGTGTGCGTGAATCCGGTAACCTACGCTCTTTTCTTGAGGTGGATGTCCGCTCAAACGTAGAGGGCGAGATTGTTGAGATTTTTGTTGATGAGGCAGCCAAGGTTGAATTAGGGGATCCTTTGCTGCGAATTGATGAAAAGCAAATTCTGGAACAGAAGAAACAGGCGGAAGCCAATCTTGATGCTCGAAGGGCTCAACTTCAACAGGCAGAGCTCCAAATTCAAATCACTGAGAAGCAGCAGGAGAGTAGTCTCGCGCAGGCACGCAATTCTGTCTCTGTAGCGCAGGCATCTTTGGATTCATTTGTTGCAACGACACAGCAACGAATTACCGAAGCGGAAACACAAGTTGCCACGACGAAAAATTCCCTCACCCAAGATCAGATTGCCCTGAGACAGGCGAGAATTGCATTAGCGCAAGCGAAGCTAACCCTTCAACGTACAGAGGGAAATGTTGAATCCGCAAGAATTTCCTTTGAAACCGCAGAATCCGAGTATGAGCGGAATAAGGAACTGTTTGATAAAAAGCTCGTTTCAAAGAAAACGTTGGAGGACTCTCAAAAGCAACTTGCTTTAGCTAAGTCACAGTACGAATCCTCCCAAAAAGAGGTTGAGTCTCAAAACGAGACTATTAAATCGCAAGAAGAGAATATCAACGCGATGAATCAGGCGATTGACAGTCGAAAATCAACACTCGCACTAAATGAAAAAAATATTGAGACAATTAAAGAGTCAGAGGAAGAACGGAAGAAGCAATTGGAAGCAGAATTGGAAAACGCTCGCATACGGCTCCAACAATTAGAAGGGACAACTGAGGAAGAGAAAGAACTCACCAGACATGCGAAGGTGGGTGCGGAGGCGAGTCTACTCCAAGCGGAAAGTCAACTCAAGTCTCAGGAAGAGCGTTTTGACTGGACAACAGTAAGGGCTCCAATGTCTGGCACGATTACGCGTATTATTGTAGAAGAGGGTGAAATTATCACTTCGGGACGTTCCGCATTTTCGCGTGGTGAGGCGATCATGCGTATTGCTGACCTCGATCAAATGATTGTGAGAACGCAAATTAATCAGGTGGAAATCGGGAAAATAGACGAAGGACAACGCGCTGAAATCACCGTTGATAGCTATCCCGGTCAGGTCTTTCCGGGCAGGGTAAGCGAGATTTCACCAAGCGCGACACCGCGCGGTCCCCAGAACCAGAGTTCTGTCATTACCTTTGAAGTAGATGTAGAGGTCATCGGTTCGCCACCAGAGCTGCTGCCCGGTATGTCCGCGGATGTTGACATTATCGTGTTTGAGGAGTCCGATATCCTTCAACTTCCTATACCTGCTGTGTTAAGTCCAAAGGTTTTCACTGTTAAGGCGAAAGTAGACCCGGCAGAGGTTGGGCAATTTCAGGAAGGTCAGGAACTCAAAATCCGAAATCCGATCGGTAGGGAGTTCGCTGGACGTGTTGGTCAAATTTCGTCGGAGGAGAGTCGTGGCAATCTTGAAATTTTGCTTGAAGGTGAGCAGCAGGGCTTACGGACCGGACCAACGCAGATCGCCATTGTTGTTTCTGGACAGGAGGTGCTCCGCGATATAGAAGCTGAAGTGAGTAGCGAACGACAGTACTTTGTCATGCTGGATACAGGTGAATCGAGTAAGAATCAAAACGGGAAAAAAGGTGTCAAAACTCACATTACAATTGGGCAACGGAACAATACCCACTTTCAAATTACAGGTGGTTTGAAGGAAGGGGACCGCGTTTTTGTGCCCTCTATGCAGGAGTTAGCAAAGGAACAGGGAAATATGGAGGAAGAGGAAAAATAA
- a CDS encoding PEGA domain-containing protein — protein MSQPNLIFTLIFTCVVLIAVVLAPAFSVDSGTHWLIVDATSEARAHELVNTLIELLTARGQVPSEQIHHIEGDSVTPDEIHAMLQEVGRQTEIQDTLILLYHGMVTKPRGLNTMHLLTPGDDQGIQDATLNQWLRETQRKDTFVIVDGYTEDINLSAYYANREILGTAALNVIQSAETADATALLQQLHDALATDTTDTNDNRQLSIIESYELLRDNPDFMDGILAPTGDVEAALLKLSPALKIETFPEGAEISINDVEVGSTPKLITENLKQGTSTVSVKKAGYVIPPPKTVELQLVLGESAHIGWALEPIAIHGVVTGVAGEPVNGTIVWIEGTTHQQTVKTDGTYRFDEWKDSGLLKLGETYTLAVKQGDLNYGSATFTFDGYTDIVQPLQLIKHTWFEVSQIEFDRQNHQGAVTAFQNGIELTQDFPQMSPDLTVLLLSSFAAALEKQDVQDVTYLVVTAKLAEQRGQPDLAKRYWEEVKTKAQKGSSAAELASERLWQLNRGRYLLNIGLIVLLVVLLASGVWTFYRYQKSKRTASEN, from the coding sequence ATGTCACAGCCAAATCTCATTTTCACCCTTATCTTTACTTGTGTCGTATTGATCGCGGTTGTATTAGCACCAGCGTTCTCGGTTGATTCCGGGACCCATTGGCTAATTGTAGACGCAACGTCGGAGGCACGCGCACACGAACTGGTGAATACACTCATTGAACTCCTAACCGCACGCGGACAGGTACCAAGCGAGCAGATCCATCATATTGAAGGTGATAGTGTGACTCCCGACGAAATTCATGCCATGCTTCAAGAGGTCGGAAGGCAAACCGAAATTCAGGACACGTTGATCCTTCTCTACCACGGAATGGTTACCAAACCGAGAGGTTTGAATACAATGCACCTGCTCACCCCAGGAGACGATCAAGGTATACAAGATGCCACCCTTAACCAGTGGTTGAGAGAGACTCAAAGAAAAGACACCTTTGTTATTGTTGACGGTTACACAGAGGATATAAACTTAAGTGCTTACTACGCGAACCGTGAGATACTCGGAACCGCTGCACTAAACGTGATCCAGTCGGCAGAAACAGCGGATGCAACAGCACTCCTTCAGCAACTCCATGACGCTCTCGCCACAGATACAACCGATACAAACGATAATCGGCAGCTGAGCATCATCGAAAGTTACGAATTATTGCGGGATAATCCCGATTTTATGGACGGAATTCTCGCACCAACGGGTGATGTTGAAGCTGCACTGCTCAAATTGAGTCCAGCACTTAAGATTGAGACATTTCCCGAAGGCGCAGAAATTTCCATCAACGATGTAGAAGTCGGAAGTACACCCAAACTCATCACAGAGAATCTGAAACAGGGCACCTCTACAGTATCTGTGAAGAAAGCCGGGTACGTTATCCCACCACCGAAAACTGTTGAATTGCAGTTAGTCCTTGGAGAATCCGCTCATATCGGTTGGGCACTTGAACCCATCGCTATTCACGGTGTCGTTACAGGAGTCGCCGGTGAACCGGTTAATGGCACTATCGTTTGGATTGAAGGAACAACACATCAACAGACTGTTAAAACGGATGGAACTTATCGCTTCGACGAGTGGAAAGATTCAGGTTTACTGAAACTTGGTGAGACATACACACTCGCTGTAAAACAGGGTGACCTAAATTACGGATCGGCGACTTTCACATTTGATGGCTATACCGACATCGTCCAACCGCTGCAGCTTATTAAGCACACTTGGTTTGAAGTCTCACAAATCGAATTTGACCGACAGAACCATCAAGGGGCTGTCACCGCTTTTCAGAACGGGATCGAACTCACACAAGATTTCCCGCAAATGTCTCCCGATCTAACAGTTCTACTCCTTAGTTCTTTCGCCGCTGCTCTGGAAAAACAGGACGTTCAAGACGTTACCTATCTTGTTGTTACAGCAAAGCTTGCAGAGCAACGTGGACAGCCCGACCTCGCAAAACGGTATTGGGAAGAGGTGAAAACGAAAGCACAAAAAGGAAGCTCCGCTGCTGAACTCGCAAGCGAACGCCTGTGGCAATTGAATCGTGGACGCTATCTCCTCAACATCGGTCTGATTGTGTTGTTAGTCGTGCTACTTGCATCAGGGGTATGGACGTTTTACAGATACCAGAAATCCAAGCGTACCGCTTCTGAAAATTGA